The sequence below is a genomic window from Rhodococcus sp. 4CII.
CGACGGCGGGGTCTCGGTGTCGGGGAGCCGCGCCGGGGAGATCGCCCACTGGCTGCCGCTGCTGCGCGTGTAGTCGGCAGGGCCGCTTATCCGAGCCACAGGTCGCGGGTCCGGGGGAGGCCGCTCGACCCGTCGTCGGACGGCCGGACGGCGAGGACCTGGTGGATCGTCAGCCTGCCCTTCTCCTCGAATCCCAGTGCGCTGGCCGCGAGGTACAGCAACCAGGTGCGGGCGCGCTCCGCGCCGACGAGCCGGATCGCGTCGTCCCAGGAGCCGCGCAGCTTGCTCACCCAGGCCCGGAGCGTGAGTGCGTAGTGCTCCCGGAGTGCCTCGACGTCGCGCACCTCGAGCCCGGCGCGCTCGAATGCGTCGAGCGTGCGACTCAGCGGAAGCACCTCGCCGTCCGGGAAGATGTAGTTCTCGATCAGCCCCGGCGAGTTCTCCGTATCGGTCAGTGACCGGACCGAGGCGATGGCGTGGTTGAGCAGGCGCCCCTCGGGGCGCAGAAGGTCGAGCAGGTGCTCCGCGTACACCGGCAGGGCGGTGTCGCCGACGTGCTCGGACATGCCGATGCTGGAGATCGCGTCGTAGGGTCCGTCGGCGACGTCGCGGTAGTCCTGAACCCGGATCTCGATCCGATCCGAGAGCCCGGCCTCGGACACCCGGGCCCGCGCCCATTCGGCCTGTTCGTGGCTGAGGGTGACGCCGACGACGGATACGTCGTACTTCTCGGCGGCGTGGATGGCCATCGAACCCCAGCCGCAGCCCACGTCCAGCAGTCGCATCCCCGACCGGAGCCCGAGTTTGCGGCAGATCAGGTCCAGCTTGTCGTTCTGCGCTTCCTCGAGGGTTCCGGCCGGCGCACGGCTTCCCGGCTGCTGGTCCCAGTACCCGCAGGAGTAGACCATCGTCGGCCCCAGGAACAGGCGGTAGAAGTCGTTGCCCACGTCGTAGTGATGTGAGACCGACGACGCGTCGCGCGCCTTACTGTGTTTGGTGCCGCGGCGCCGCGGCACCTCTACCGACGGCGGCTTCGGCCGGAGCCCGAGGC
It includes:
- a CDS encoding cyclopropane-fatty-acyl-phospholipid synthase family protein, translating into MNIRSTASTPAERLLDAFEGVMGIPIPVRVRCWDGSEAGPESDVTIVFRNRRAIRRVLWSPNELGLVRAYVSGDLEIEGDVFRLLALPGLVDRLGTLGVRRSDRRTVLKALSTFVLLGGLGLRPKPPSVEVPRRRGTKHSKARDASSVSHHYDVGNDFYRLFLGPTMVYSCGYWDQQPGSRAPAGTLEEAQNDKLDLICRKLGLRSGMRLLDVGCGWGSMAIHAAEKYDVSVVGVTLSHEQAEWARARVSEAGLSDRIEIRVQDYRDVADGPYDAISSIGMSEHVGDTALPVYAEHLLDLLRPEGRLLNHAIASVRSLTDTENSPGLIENYIFPDGEVLPLSRTLDAFERAGLEVRDVEALREHYALTLRAWVSKLRGSWDDAIRLVGAERARTWLLYLAASALGFEEKGRLTIHQVLAVRPSDDGSSGLPRTRDLWLG